The Gossypium hirsutum isolate 1008001.06 chromosome A13, Gossypium_hirsutum_v2.1, whole genome shotgun sequence nucleotide sequence TGCGAACTTCGTATAATTCACTAAATAAATGATGAAGGCaactaatttactaaataaatCTTTGAACTAGTATATTTGGTTAAAAAAGCCGTGATCTTCAGGCAATGATAGAAACTTGTAATCATCTAATGTTTGTACATGGCAAGCAATGTTGGCAATGTAGATTATGATTTATGTTAATCATCCACATGTTAACAACTTACACATGATGGAAAGAATTTGTTAGATTTAGAAAGTTAAATTTACTATGTCCTAATTTTTTATCATGGATTTTGTCTTAACAAGATGTTGTCTTGCTAGGCATGAACCAACTGGAAAATTAGGAAAAGCAATGAAATTCTTCAGAAAAAAAACCTAGGTATTTATTGATAATTATTTGAAACAAACTACTTCATATATGTGCAAATTAATAGCTTAACGCAGAAATTCAAATCCTCACACAACAAGtataaattaaatttgtaaaataaaataataataataataacctaaTTAATGATTTACTGAGTCTGAAATCATCAACACTTGGAAAGCTGTACATAAATATGGAAATCAAGTAAACAGCCGAAGACGATTAGTAATCCTTTGGCGGCATATTGGACAATTCGACACTTTTGACCCACATTCCCTGCAAGTCTGCcatcataacatatatataataatttttaactccaaaattttctttttttttaaaaaaaaaattatttatttttatttattgggAGAATTTAAAGGATAAGAGAAAAAAAGAATTACTCACCGTATGCCCGCAATTAAAGGCCAAGTCCTTTGTATTCGTAAGGCATATTGGGCATGTAGCCTACATTTACATTGCAATTGCAAACATAATTAGTTATGGGGAAATTTTACaacataaaaacatatatattacaaaaaaGAATTCATAATAATTATACATTTCCAATGTAACATAGATTGATCCATTTTACACATTTCTTATTTCCGGGATTTGCTAACAAATGCTCTAAGGTCACTTTTTTAAGATTATATAGTTTAGGAAGAACAATCAATCATGTTTTAATAGAAGCAAGCAAGCATGCATGTCATACAGATATATATACCTGGGTCTGATCATCCGCAGGTGATGATGATGAGACATTGCTTGGTACACGCTCAGGTGGAGCAGGTGTAGGTCTACGGTAGGAAACTGGGGGAGGCCGTGGAACTACTTTCTTGGCTTTTCCAGTTCGTTGTCTTCATTtgttcaatgcaatttcatatgTTAATAATAACTGTGTAAATTACAAGTTTCCTAGTTGAGAGCAAACTAAGTTAATTTATTGAAGATTAACTCACCCAAGAAAGCCAAGTTCTGTCACTGCTTTGTACTGTAACGGGATTTCCATGAGAGCAGCAAGCGCAAAAGCAGTTTCCTTCTCTTCTGGACTTATATTTTTGGACATAATCCCTGTGAAGTTAACAAACTGCACAAAAATACTAGACATGAAAACCAAAATACATTTCCTTTTCATCCTATTAATCAGTTTGCTATAATTATCacactaatttttatttttttcttctagcATGATCGAAACCTGGAAGTTGTCAAACTCGCGTGCCGGAATCTTatcatcaaatttcttcatatcaTCCCAAGGTCCGTCACCAACACCAACCAGAACAATGGACAGGGGGTATAAGCtggaatttggaaaaaaaaaaaaaaaaagcctctGCTTTAGCACGATCGAATCATAATTGACAATATACAATCAGATAGCATGGTTTCTTTGTAGGACGGCTTTAATGGTCACTGAAGGCTAAAGTAACAAGAAGGGATCAATAGGATAAGGTTGTACCTTGCATTCACAATTGAATTGATTGTACTTTCCTCTTGTGGACTGAGCTCTCGGTCACTTGTATAAACACTTCGTGTGACCTTCATAATCAAcatgaaaagaaaacaaattcGGACATACATTAAGTGAGAGTGCGAGAGAGAGAAAGCAATAAAGGTGAATTTACTCATACAAGGAGAAAAAGCAGGCATGAGATGGAACCTGGCCATCTGCAATGATAACTAAGACATGGAATTGACCACCACTATTTTCCACAATGTCAACAGCAACATCGATTACAGGTGCGTAAGAAGTTGGTCCTACGTCACACCATACATGCTCGATGCCATTACAATTTGGCACAAATGAAGTATTCATGATATTATGTCAAAATGGACATGTTAAAATTGCCAAGACCAAGGAAAGATGTGAATTACCAGCTAGTCTC carries:
- the LOC121212465 gene encoding E3 ubiquitin-protein ligase RGLG4 — protein: MAAARGGESTAPINEPSRLQRKQSTKQKYGFIPDHFSTFDQVTQALREAGLESSNLILGIDFTKSNEWTGKVSFKNRSLHAIGDTPNPYEKAISIIGKTLAPFDEDNLIPCFGFGDATTHDTEVFSFHNDRSSCHGFEEVLACYRKIVPNLRLAGPTSYAPVIDVAVDIVENSGGQFHVLVIIADGQVTRSVYTSDRELSPQEESTINSIVNASLYPLSIVLVGVGDGPWDDMKKFDDKIPAREFDNFQFVNFTGIMSKNISPEEKETAFALAALMEIPLQYKAVTELGFLGQRTGKAKKVVPRPPPVSYRRPTPAPPERVPSNVSSSSPADDQTQATCPICLTNTKDLAFNCGHTTCRECGSKVSNCPICRQRITNRLRLFT